From the genome of Periplaneta americana isolate PAMFEO1 chromosome 17, P.americana_PAMFEO1_priV1, whole genome shotgun sequence:
TAATGCAGGGAAGAGTGTGTCGCAAGCATGCACCGACATTGATCGTGAAGAAGACAAATTGACACAGTGTGGTAGCAACAGATCAGACTTTGCAAACATCAGCGACGTAAGCCGTAATTCCTTCAACGAGGTTTTTCTAACTCCGCAGTCTGTGAAACTTCATTCTCATACACAGACTAAAAAGTCCTTCAAgtgcgatgtctgtggaaagaGTTTCTTGAAATTGAGTCAATTAAAGAGTCATGCACTGATCCACACAGGCGAGAGGGCTTTTCATTGCGATGTGTGTGGGAAGACCTTCAGAAGATCATTTGATTTAATTACACATAGACGCATACACTCAGGCGAAAAGCCGTTCAAGTGCGAtatctgtggaaagtgtttctcagctGCATCAAATATAAGCCAACATGTACGCACTCACActggcgaaaggccattcaaatgcgggatatgtggaaagtgtttctcagcaTCGGGgaatttaaaaaaacatgcacTGATTCACActggcgaaaggccattcaaatgcgaggtgtgtggaaagtgtttcacaGGTTCGGGAAATTTAAACACACATGCACGCACTCATACAGGCgagaggccattcaaatgcgaggaatgtggaaagtgtttctctgcATCGGAAGATTTGATCAAACATGTGCGCATAcacacaggcgaaaggccattcaaatgtgagGTGTGTGGATCGTGTTTCTCAGTTTCTGCGAATTTGAACAGTCATGCACGCATACATACAGGCGAAAGGCCATACAAATGCAAAGATTGTGGAAAGTTTTTCTCGCAGATGGGACATTTAAAGCGTCACGCACGCATTCACACAACCGAAAGGCCATTTAAATGCGAGATGTGTGGAAAGGGCTTCTCAAATTCAACAGTTTTAAATATGCATGTTCGCATACACACAGGCGAAAAGCCATTTAAATGTGATGCGTGTGGAAGGTGTTTCTCACGACTGAGACACTTAAAaacacatgcacacatacacactaGCGAAAGACCAGTGTAATTCGAGGCTATGGAAAGTGTTCGACAATTTCGACAGCTTTAATTTGGCATTTACGTATAAACATGGGAAACGCCACTCAAATATGAATTGTTTGAAAAGTGTTTCACAGAATCGGCACTTTTAAGCAGACATGAACGCATTGACAGAGGCTAAAGGCATTCAAATGCGATATCTTTGGAAACTGTTTTTCAGATTCTCGTCAGCTCAATATTCTTATCTTCCTATATTCATGCGAGAAAGCATTTTAATGCGATGTATGTGGTAAGAATTATGCGGGATCTGGAAATgtgaaaaaacaatttcattcacACACACTGACTTTCAAATGCGTATCTGTGGGGGATATATTTCACATATAAGGATTAGCTACAAATATACATGTTTTACGTAGACCAGTGTTAATATATATTCGTCTATGTGAAGTTCTTTCTcctaattattttcataatattcgtGTAGTCCCTTTTTATTATGTTCTCAAAGCTTTTATATCCCGCGTTTACTAGCTCATCTTTTTCTGTCACATTTATTTCGATTTCCTTtctatttattgaaattacagcatatttaatccATTCTTTGGGTTCTTGACGATTCCATATCAGGATCAAGAAATCTTGTCCTGCACAATTAAACATTTTCTATTGATACAGTCTTCACCTAGTGCTTTGTCACTTTACGTTTTTCGTAGCATTGTATGAAGTTCATTCATGGTAATGGCTTCCGTACTGAAATCAGAACATGGTAATATCAGAGGGGTTGTGTTTTGATGCCATAAATGAGGAGAATAATTTAACCATGTTTCcgtagaatttatatttaaattaaatttattattattattattattattattattattattattattattattattattattattactattactcctACTACTATGTATCGTTTCACGACAACTATTCTCCGCATGTCGTTTGTTTGCGGGTGTGCTTTATTATAAACGATTAATGGCAGTTGCCATATAACCTCCGTGGACAGAACTGTATGCGTAATATGTGACACTGATAAAAGTTAGCATAATTCCAAGTAGGAATGTTGTCATTCTTCTGAAAAATAGTTACATTTGTATGATATTATCAAgatattggtatttttcttacagATTTATAATAACTGTCAACATATAATACTAGTTTGAGCAGAAAATAATTAACACACAGATATAAACTAccagtcaaaagttttcgatcacaactatggatttgtggttaaaactgGGAtgtcgttttgaatattctatcaaatcataatgctagagagaaaatatttattttgttggtctatttagtttttgcgaCGTGTTTATACActgaaataaagtatatttttgttttcatagctgatcgaaaacttttgaccggtactgtatatatatatatcc
Proteins encoded in this window:
- the LOC138692636 gene encoding putative zinc finger protein 66 isoform X2: MGMKTEYVDYSYDIKTEMKVEDTQVNISFPVVKTEVYEHVFDLEGVQQKQKVEEEDEVFSESIVDNAGKSVSQACTDIDREEDKLTQCGSNRSDFANISDVSRNSFNEVFLTPQSVKLHSHTQTKKSFKCDVCGKSFLKLSQLKSHALIHTGERAFHCDVCGKTFRRSFDLITHRRIHSGEKPFKCDICGKCFSAASNISQHVRTHTGERPFKCGICGKCFSASGNLKKHALIHTGERPFKCEVCGKCFTGSGNLNTHARTHTGERPFKCEECGKCFSASEDLIKHVRIHTGERPFKCEVCGSCFSVSANLNSHARIHTGERPYKCKDCGKFFSQMGHLKRHARIHTTERPFKCEMCGKGFSNSTVLNMHVRIHTGEKPFKCDACGRCFSRLRHLKTHAHIHTSERPV
- the LOC138692636 gene encoding putative zinc finger protein 66 isoform X1; translation: MMDMIKMEPEDDPLGLLPHDNTYKREENKALSEEGNFSHLEVMGMKTEYVDYSYDIKTEMKVEDTQVNISFPVVKTEVYEHVFDLEGVQQKQKVEEEDEVFSESIVDNAGKSVSQACTDIDREEDKLTQCGSNRSDFANISDVSRNSFNEVFLTPQSVKLHSHTQTKKSFKCDVCGKSFLKLSQLKSHALIHTGERAFHCDVCGKTFRRSFDLITHRRIHSGEKPFKCDICGKCFSAASNISQHVRTHTGERPFKCGICGKCFSASGNLKKHALIHTGERPFKCEVCGKCFTGSGNLNTHARTHTGERPFKCEECGKCFSASEDLIKHVRIHTGERPFKCEVCGSCFSVSANLNSHARIHTGERPYKCKDCGKFFSQMGHLKRHARIHTTERPFKCEMCGKGFSNSTVLNMHVRIHTGEKPFKCDACGRCFSRLRHLKTHAHIHTSERPV